Part of the Leptotrichia massiliensis genome, GGATTGTAACTACAGTTCTGGGAGCAACATTGCCATCATTTATAATTATTCTTGTAATAGCTTCATTATTTAGCAATATACAGGATAACATATATGTTATAAAGGCTTTTAAGGCTATAAGACCAATGGTAGTCGCATTGATTGCTGCGAGTGTCTATACAATTGGAAAATCGGCTAAAATTAATAAAAAAACGTTATGGATTGTGATTTTGGTTGCAGTAATGGTCGCATTTCTTAAATTTCCACCTATTGTTATGATTATTTTAGGTGCTTTTTTAGGAAATGTCTGGATGAATTGGAGGGGAAAAAGATGAGTTTGGCAATACTATTAGTGTTATTTTTTGTGTTTTTTAAAATAGGGCTGTTCAGTTTTGGTGGCGGATATGCAATTTTACCACTTATTCAGGCGGATGTTGTAGATTTGCATAAATGGGTAAATGTACAGCAGTTTACGGACATTGTGGCAATTTCACAGGTAACACCAGGACCAATTTCATTAAATGCCGCAACTTATGTCGGTTATCTGATTGGAAACAAGACTGGATTTTGGGATGCATTTATAATGGGGACAGTCGCAACATTGGGATTAATTCTTCCCTCAGTTATTATAATGACAATTTTTAGTAAATTTTATTTAAAATTTCAATACAATAAATATATGGACAATGCTTTTGCAGGATTAAAAATCGTTGTTGTCGGATTAATTCTGGCGGCAGCTATAATGCTGATTGATAAAAAGAACTTTATAGACTGGAAAAGTGTAGCAATATTCATTATTTCTGTGGCACTTGTGTTAAAATGGAAAATGAATCCAATATTGCTTACAGTAATTGCGGCAATTGCAGGAATAATGATTTATTAGATATATTTGTTTTCTTAGAAAGTTTGAATGAACAAGTTGAGAAATTTTGGTATAAAATTTTCTAATAAATAAAAACTACGTAAATACTGTATAGTTATTGAGATATAGTATGAAAAAGTTATTTGAGAATAAGTTTTATAAAAAAATAGAAAAACTATTAATAGTCATAAATATTTATAAATAAAATTATAAAAATTTTTAAAATGATAGATTATATAATTAAATTTAATTAAAGGATATTTTAATAGCTGCTAAATAAATAGAAAATGAATTTAATTTCATAAATTTTATGACTTTTGCTATTTAAACAAAGAAATTGTAGAAAATAATTTATCATAGGATACGAGAATATAAAAAGAAAAGAGGAAAAATTATGAAAAAAAAATATACTATCGCAGTATTAATATTAATTTTAATATTTAGCTGTGGTAAAAAAGATAAAAAATCACAAAATTCTCAAAGTAAGCCAAATATTGAAAATAGACAGGATGATAAGCTCAAGGAATTGATAAAAAAAGCCGAAAAGGGAGATATATTGGCACAAACTGAACTTGGAGAAATGTATCTTCACGGAAATGGAGTAAAAGCGGATTATAAAAAATCTATAGAATGGAGCAAAAAAGCATCTGAAAAAGGAAGCTACCGTGCAATGACTAACATTGGAATTCTTTATTTGGATGGACTTGGTGTAGAAAAAGACTATAAAAAGGCTTTTGATTCATTTTCAAAGGCAACAGATGGGGGAGATATGAAGGCACCAAGATACTTGGGAATAATGTCTGAGAAAGGGCTTGGAGTGAAAAAAAGCCTTGATGATGCCGCATTTTACTATGAAATTGGGGATAGCAGCGGAGACTTGACGTCACGATACAACTTAGGAAAAATTCATGAAAAGGCAGGAGATTACGCAAGAGCAGTAGAACTTTATAAAAAAACAGACAACAGGATGGATCATGTTACAGCTCCAATGTATGAAGCTCTAGGAGATTTATATGCCGCTGGAAAAGGTGTGGAAAAAAGTACAAAAGAAGCTAGGGAATGGTACGAAAAAGCTGTAAAATCAGGAAGTCAGGAAGCTAGTAAGAAATTAAATAACTTGAAATAAAATAAATTATCGTATAACCAGCTATATTTTAATAAAATCTAGTTATTATCTCTAAAAATACAAGTTTTATTAATATTTGAATTGACTTTTTCTTAAAATTAGAGAAAATTTATAAATAATCTTATTTACTAAAATTGTTATTTATGATAAAATGAATATAAGAAATTAATATTGAAGAAATTTATATATTTTTATATTTAATTTAATTTTTTTAAGTTTTATAATCTTAGTTTAAATATAAAAATACAGGAATATTGAGTAAAGAATATATTTACAATTATAAATTCAGTAAATTCTATATAAAAATGGGAAATAATGTAATAAGAAAGGAGATGCTACTTTTAAAGCATGCTTTTAATTAAAAGAATATTACAGATATTTTAATATAAAGTAAATACAGTAGCAGGAGGAAATAATGTTAGAAACATTAATTTTTAGAGAAATAAGATACAATGAAAATAACGAGCGGCTTCTTAAAGAAAATTTGGAAAAAATAAAAGAGAATCCTGATGATGTGGAAGTATTAAAAACATTAGCTTCCATCTATCACGCACTAAAAGAAAATGATAAAGCAATTGATATTTATGAAAAATTGGTAAAATTAAAGCCTGAAGAAATAGAAACAAGAGCATTTTTAGGTTATTTGTACTATGAAAATGAAGAACTTGACAAAGCTGAAGAAAACTTTAATAAGGCACTTGATGTAAGCACAGAAGACGAACCGTTTATATTGTTCCTTTTGGGAAATATTTATTCAAGAAAAGGTAAAATCTCAGAAGCAGTTGACTGTTATGAACTTGCTATATTCTTTGATTTTGATATGTATATTGCACATATTGATTTTGCTAGAAAATATGAACATATGGGACGGCACCAAAAGG contains:
- a CDS encoding chromate transporter, coding for MKVYLELFWIFFKIGTFTLGGGYAMVPLIQNEIVNKKKWIEEEEFVKLLALAQSSPGALAVNVSVFVGYKMKRTLGIVTTVLGATLPSFIIILVIASLFSNIQDNIYVIKAFKAIRPMVVALIAASVYTIGKSAKINKKTLWIVILVAVMVAFLKFPPIVMIILGAFLGNVWMNWRGKR
- a CDS encoding chromate transporter, which codes for MSLAILLVLFFVFFKIGLFSFGGGYAILPLIQADVVDLHKWVNVQQFTDIVAISQVTPGPISLNAATYVGYLIGNKTGFWDAFIMGTVATLGLILPSVIIMTIFSKFYLKFQYNKYMDNAFAGLKIVVVGLILAAAIMLIDKKNFIDWKSVAIFIISVALVLKWKMNPILLTVIAAIAGIMIY
- a CDS encoding tetratricopeptide repeat protein is translated as MKKKYTIAVLILILIFSCGKKDKKSQNSQSKPNIENRQDDKLKELIKKAEKGDILAQTELGEMYLHGNGVKADYKKSIEWSKKASEKGSYRAMTNIGILYLDGLGVEKDYKKAFDSFSKATDGGDMKAPRYLGIMSEKGLGVKKSLDDAAFYYEIGDSSGDLTSRYNLGKIHEKAGDYARAVELYKKTDNRMDHVTAPMYEALGDLYAAGKGVEKSTKEAREWYEKAVKSGSQEASKKLNNLK
- a CDS encoding tetratricopeptide repeat protein, giving the protein MLETLIFREIRYNENNERLLKENLEKIKENPDDVEVLKTLASIYHALKENDKAIDIYEKLVKLKPEEIETRAFLGYLYYENEELDKAEENFNKALDVSTEDEPFILFLLGNIYSRKGKISEAVDCYELAIFFDFDMYIAHIDFARKYEHMGRHQKALEEYRAAFRIDSRDEGLIEKINYIENKCKNSEDEDKKVNFSGVNLGIV